The Salegentibacter mishustinae genomic interval TATATTTTTGGGCTTAGAAATTCTGGCTATTCTCGCAGTCTCTGTGTTTTTTGTGAAAAAAATTATCAAAACGGTTAGGAGAAAGTAACTTCCATTTCTACCATTTTACGATTCTCTTTTAAAGAAATTTTCAGCTTTAGAATTTTCAAAACAAGATCGAATACCTGCCATTTCGCTTAAAATTCATTGGCTACGTAAGTATTAATAGATATTTTAGACCAAAATAACTAAAACCTATTAACTGCTATGGCTAAGACTTATTACAATCCCGATGATCTGAGAAAATTTGGTAAAATAACCGAGTGGAGCGAAGACTTAGGAAATAAATTTTTTGATTACTACGGAAAAGTTTTTGAAGAAGGAGCTCTTTCCGCCAGGGAAAAATCTCTGATAGCTCTTGCCGTTTCTCACGTGGTAAAATGTCCTTACTGTATTGATGCCTATACTAAAGACGGTTTACAAAGAGGAATCACCAAAGAGGAAATGATGGAAGCCGTGCATGCTGGTGCCGCGATTGAAAGTGGAGCTACCCTTGTACACGGCGTACAGATGATGAATAAATATGATAAATTGAGCATGTAAGCTTTTATCTTACCCTCAAGCTCTACAAATCATTTTCTTCAAATAGCATTAACTGTAACATTTACATGGCTTTACTAAAATCCTTATCGGCTAGAAAAAACGATCTTTCTAAACCAGAGAACCAGCTTGAATTTTTAAGCAACGGAATTTTTAAAGAAGGAGAACTTCCCTTTTTCAAAGATAAAATTGCCAAAACCGATAATTACCCCTTGAAACCTAAAAAACTGGAAATCCTTCAGCTTAATTTAGGATATATGTGTAACCAGGTTTGTTCGCATTGTCACGTAGACGCTGGCCCCGATCGAAAGGAAATTATGACCAAAGAAATCATGCAGCAATGCCTGGAGGTTATTAAAACCACTAAAGCCCATACCTTAGATCTTACCGGCGGTGCTCCTGAAATGAACCCGAATTTTAGGTGGTTTGTAGAAGAAGCTTCTAAAGCAGGGATCAAAGATTTTATTGTTCGGTCTAACCTTACTATAATTCTGGCGAACAAAAAATACCATGATTTGCCAGAGTTCTTCAAAAAATATAATGTTCACGTAGTTTCCTCACTTCCCTTTTATAAAAAGGAAAAAACAGATAAGCAGCGCGGAAATGGCGTTTTTGATAAATCTATTAAAGCTCTACAAATGCTTAACGCTGTGGGCTATGCACAGCCAGAAACAGATTTAAAACTGGACCTGGTTTATAATCCCGCCGGCGCCTTTTTACCAACCAACCAGCAAGCCCTGGAACAGGATTTTAAAACCGCACTTAAAGAAGATTTCAATATAGATTTCGATAATCTTTTTGCTATTACAAACCTTCCTATAAGCAGGTTTCTGGAATTTTTGATCGCTTCAGAGAATTATGAAGATTATATGTATGCACTGGTTGAAGCCTACAACCCCGCCGCGGTAGAAAGCGTGATGTGCACCAATACCATTTCGGTGAGTTGGGATGGCTGGTTATACGACTGCGATTTTAACCAGATGTTAGAATTAAAAGTAGACAGCAAAGTGCAGCATATTAGCGATTATAATGAAGATTTGCTCAATAACCGGGAAATAAGAATTTCACAACATTGCTACGGCTGTACTGCCGGCGCTGGAAGTAGCTGCCAGGGAACAGTCGCATAATTTTCACTTCTTAAATTTTTAAACTTTGAGCCTTAAACCTACCGAAGCTTTATTAATTATCTTTACCAGGAATCCAGAACCGGGAAAAGTAAAAACCAGGATTGCCAAAGATGTTGGCGATATAACTGCATTTAAAATTTATAATTTCTTACTGAAACACACTGTTTCGGTTACTAGAAACCTGGCGGTTAGCAAAGAAGTATATTATTCTGAAGCAATTCCCAAAAACGATATTTGGGAAAAAGAGATTTATTCTAAAAATCTTCAGAAAGGGAAAGGCCTGGGAGAAAGAATGAAAAACGCCTTTCAAGAAGGTTTTAAAAATGGCTACCAAAATATTATAATTATTGGCAGCGATCTTTACGATTTACAGCAGGAAGACCTGGAAAAAGCCTTTCAATTACTTCAGGAAAAAGATGCGGTAATTGGCCCCGCTACAGATGGCGGCTATTATTTATTGGGAATGAATCAATTGTTTCCGGAAGTATTTGAAGATAAAAAATGGGGAACCTCATCGGTTTTGGAAGATACTTTAAATGATTTAAAAGGAAAAAATATCGCTTTGCTTGAAGCCAGAAACGATGTAGATTATTATTCAGATATTAAAGATCATAAAGATTTTCAGCAATTTTTTAAATATTAAAAAATGATTAAAGAAATACAGGAAACTACTAAATACCTGAAAGAAAAAGGATTTAAAAACCCTGAAATTGGAATAATCCTGGGCACCGGTTTAGGCCAGCTCTTAGACGAGATAAAAATAGAAATCGAAGTTAGTTACAATCATATTCCGCATTTCCCAACTGCAACGGTAGAATTCCATAAAGGAAAATTGATTTTTGGTGAACTGGAAGGAAAGAAAGTGATGGTTATGCAGGGACGTTTTCATATGTATGAAGGCTACACGATGCAAGATCTTACTTTTCCTGTGCGCATAATGCACCAGCTGGGTATAAAAAAACTCCTGGTTTCTAATGCTTCCGGCTCGGTAAATTTGAAGTTCAAAAAAGGAGAACTTATGCTAATTGACGATCATATTAATTTGCTGGGAGATTCCCCTTTAGCCTTTAAAGGAGTTTCACAAATGGGCGAACGCTTTGTAGACATGAGCGCACCGTATGATGCCGAAATGAACAAAACATTTGAAACTATCGCTAAAAAAGAAAGAATTACACTGCACAAAGGAGTCTACGCAGCACTTTTAGGTCCGCAATTAGAAACCCGTGCCGAATATAGAATGCTGCAGGTCTTGGGAGCAGATGCTGTGGGAATGAGTACCGTACCCGAAATTATTGTGGCCAATCATCTAAAACTACCGGTTTCGGCAATTTCTGTAATTACAGATGAAGGCGATCCCGATAACCTAAAACCGGTAAATATTGAAGAAATTATCGCAATGGCCGAAAAAGCAGAACCAAATATGATAAAGCTTTTTAAGGAAGTAATAAAATCTGTTTAAGAACAGTTGCTTTGAACAAATTCAAAAGAATAAATAAGAAATAATAACTTAATTTCGAAGCAGGCCCTGGAGCTTTTAAATCTCGATTATCGAGCACGTATGGAAAATATTGTAATTATAGGAAATGGGATCGCAGGAATTACCTGTGCGCGGCATATCAGGAAGAATTCCGGCGCAAAAATTACCGTGATTTCTGCGGAAAGCGATTATTTCTTTTCCCGCACCGCCCTAATGTATGTTTATATGGGCCATATGAAATGGAATCACTTAAAACCTTATGAAGACTGGTTTTGGGAAAAAAATAGGATTGAATTAAAAAATGCCTGGGTTGAGACCATAAATTTTGAAGAAAAAACATTGCACTTTTCTTCGGAAGAAACACTGAAATACGATAAGCTGGTTCTGGCAACAGGTTCGGTTTATAATAAATTCGGTTGGGAAGGTCAGGATTTAAAAGGTGTGCAGGGATTGGTTTCTAAACAGGATCTAGAGCTGTTGGAAGAAAACACCAAAAACTGTAAAAAAGCAGTAATAATTGGCGGCGGACTTATTGGCGTAGAACTCGCCGAAATGCTCAAAACCCGAAATATCGAAGTTACTTTCCTGATTCGGGAAGAAGCTTTTTGGCATAATGTCTTGCCCATCCAGGATGCTAAAATGATTTCTAAACATATCCAATCCCACGGCGTAGATCTTAGAGAGAAAACAGAACTGGATAAGATTGTTGCTAATGAAAATGGAAGAGTTAAATCTATAATAACAAATTCCGGAGAAAAAATCGAATGCCAGTTGGTGGGCCTTTGCACGGGCGTTAGACCAAATATAGATTTTCTTAAAAATACACCTCTGGAAACCGATAAAGGAATTCTGGTAGATGAATTCTTACAAACCAATATCAAAGATGTATACGCTATTGGCGATTGTGTGCAATTAAAGCAGCCTTTATCCCATCGTAAACCCATTGAAGCAGTTTGGTATGCCGGCCGTATGATGGGTGAAACCCTGGCGCAAACTTTAACCGGAAACGCTATGAAATACAAACCCGGAAACTGGTTTAATTCGGCTAAATTCTTCGATATTGAATATCAAACTTACGGCAATGTTTCAGCAAAACCGGGCGAAAATGAAATGCATTTTCACTGGCAGCATACAGATAATACCAAGGCATTAACCATCGCTTTTGATGCTAAGTCCAATAAATTCCTTGGAATAAACACTTTTGGAATTAGGATGCGCCACCAGGTTTTCGATCAATGGTTGAATGAAAACAGAAAAATAGATCACGTGTTGGCCAATCTAAAACAAGCCAATTTTGATCCCGAATTTTACACTCGTTACGAGAAAGACATTTTTAAAAGTTTTAAAGAGAATCTAGAGAAAGCATGAGCAAAATAGAACATAACATGTCTCTTACGGCAGAAGCACCGGCAAAACTTTCTACCACTCAAAGACTGGCAAGCGGCATAGGTTTAGTTGGCCTTTTTATCCTGTTGCTTGCAGTTGCCAATGTGAATTTTCCGAATAAAACTTTATTCCTAAGTTTATCCTTAGGGCTTATCGCAGTTGGCACCATAATTTTTGCAAACGATCTCTATCTAGGGAAACACCAAGGCATAAAAAATGATGGCGTTTGGTTTAAATCCCTTAGCGGGCGCGGATTTTGGGCCTGGATCCTGGGCATTAGCCTTACGCTTTTTTACGTGGTGTTATATTGGTATCCGCAATATTTAGGTTTAAAAGCTGACGGAGCAAATACCGGAATCATCTCACTTTTTGATCCGTTAAGCCAATTCATTAGCGGAAATCCTGCCAGTCAATGGTTTGTTTATGGCACGCTTTATACGCTGGCTATTCTAATTTTCGGCTATAAATTTATTCTCAAATATCGCAATAATCGCTACGAAGTAATTCGCACCTTTTCGGTGATGTTTTTTCAGTTAGGTTTCGCATTTCTAATTCCTGAAATTTTAATTCGGTTAAATCAGCCTTACTATAATCCAGCTAATATCTGGCCGCTTAATTACGATCTGTTTACCGATTATAAGATCAACGAATTTCTTTCGGCAGGCAATGTTGGTGTAATTATGCTAGCTTTTGGTTTGATTTCCATTTTTGTAATCACCCCAATTTTAACTTATAAATATGGCAAACGATGGTATTGCAGCTGGGTTTGTGGCTGTGGTGGGCTCGCCGAGACCGCCGGTGATCCTTTTCGCCAGCTTTCGAATAAATCTCAATATGCGTGGAAAATTGAACGCTGGGTGATCCATAGTGTTTTGGTTTTTGTTACCGTAATGACCATCGCGGTGTTATATTCATTTTTAGGCGACAGCGCCAATGATTTCTGGCTTACCAAAGACGTTTTCCTTTGGGGTTCGGCCGGATTTCTTACTTTGCTTTTTGCCGTAATTATGATCTTTAAACGCAAAGAATTAGCGAAAGATGCTAAATATGGTGCTATTGGTTATTTAGTGGTGATCTTGTCAATAATAAGCCTCAATTATTTCAGCGGAAATGGGAATATCTTTTTCTTCGGTGGTTATCAACTTAGAGAATGGTACGGCTTCTTAATTGGCGCTGCATTTTCTGGTGTAATTGGCGTAGGCTTTTATCCGATATTTGGAAGCCGGGTTTGGTGCCGTTACGGTTGCCCAATGGCGGCAATCTTAGGAATGCAGCAACGTCTTTTTTCACGGTTTAGAATTACTACCAACGGTGGCCAATGTATTTCCTGCGGAAATTGCTCTACCTATTGCGAAATGGGAATTGATGTTCGTGCTTATGCTCAAAAAGGAGAAAATATTGTGCGTTCCAGCTGTGTAGGTTGCGGAATTTGCTCGGAAGTTTGCCCGCGTGGCGTTTTAAAACTTGAAAATGACGATATGGACGGACGTATAAATTCTGAAGAAGTGCTGTTAGGAAATGATGTAGATCTAATGGATTTGGTAAACCAGAAATCGAAATAAATGCCGCAAGAAAATCTAGAACCTAAGCATAATCAACCGAAATATAAACCAGATAACACTTCCTTTAAAAAAGTTAAAGCTGAAAAAATCAAGTCTTCTGAAGTTATTAAAGTAATTATTCCGGCTTATAACGAAGAAGAGTCCATAGCTAAAGTCATTGCCGAAATTCCCGAAATTGTTCAGGAAATCATTGTGGTAAGCAACAATTCTACCGATGCTACCGAAGAAAATGCAAAAAACGCCGGCGCCACGGTGCTACAGGAAAACCGCAAGGGTTACGGCTACGCCTGTTTAAAGGGAATGGATTATATATCAAAACAATCCTTCGACAAGCTCAGGACTAAACCAGATATTATTGTTTTCCTCGACGGGGATTACAGTGATTTCCCGGCCGAATTAACTAAGATTATCGCTCCAATTATTAAGGAAAATAAAGATCTGGTTATTGGCTCCAGGGTTAAAAGATGGCGCGAAAAAGGCTCGATGACCTTTCCGCAGATATTTGGAAACTGGTTGGCCACTTCACTAATGAAATTATTTTTTAATGCGAGGTTTACCGATCTGGGGCCATTTCGTGCGATTAAATACGATAAGTTGCTAGAACTCGAAATGCAGGACAAAACTTACGGCTGGACGGTAGAGATGCAATTAAAAGCCATAAAAAAAGGATTTTCATACACTGAAGTTCCCGTACATTACAAAAACAGGATTGGCACTTCAAAGGTTTCGGGAACCGTGAAAGGTGCTATCTTTGCAGGAGTAAAAATCTTGGGTTGGATCTTTAAATACAGTTTTAAGTAATGGATTTAGCCATTATCATTATATACACGCTTGCTCTGCTGCTTATTTTTTTCTACAGTATTTCGCAGCTGCAATTATTGTTGAATTATCTAAAAGCTAAAAAACAGGTAGATGCTTCGGAAAAATTTAACCTGAAAGATCCTTCTGAAACTCCTTTCGTCACTATTCAGCTTCCACTTTACAACGAACTTTATGTCGTGGAACGTCTGCTGAAAAATATAGCTAAAATTGATTATCCTCGTGAAAAATTAGAAATCCAGGTTTTAGACGATTCCACCGATGAATCTGTTGCGAAAATTAAAAGCCTGGTAAATCAAATTCAAACAACCGGTCTAGACATCCAACATATCACCCGAAAAGACCGCAGCGGTTTTAAAGCAGGTGCTCTAAAAGAAGGTTTAAAAATCGCCAAAGGAGAGTTTATCGCGATTTTTGATTCCGATTTTTTACCGAAAAAAGATTGGTTGTTACAAACAGTGCCCTATTTTAAAGATCCTGAAATTGGGGTGGTGCAAACACGTTGGGGACATATTAATCGAGATTATTCCCTGCTCACTAAAATTCAAGCATTCGCTTTAGATTTTCATTTTATCCTGGAACAAACCGGCCGTAATTTTGGGAGACATTTTATCAACTTTAACGGCACTGCAGGAATATGGCGGAAGGAATGCATTTTAGATGCGGGAAATTGGAGCGGAGACACCTTAACCGAAGACCTGGACCTTAGCTACCGTGCTCAACTAAAGCACTGGAAATTTAAATACCTGGAATATGTAGAAACTCCCGCCGAATTGCCGGTGGCAATAAGCGCGGCACGTTCGCAACAATTTAGATGGAATAAAGGTGCTGCAGAGAATTTTAAAAAGAACTTCAAGAAATTACTTAAAGACAAATCGGTTCCGTTTGGCACAAAATTTCACGCATTCTTTCATCTTCTAAATTCCAGTATGTTTTTAATCATCCTGGTCCTGGCGGTTTTAAGTATTCCGGTTTTATTTATTAAAAACAATAATCCGCAGTTTGGCTGGTATTTTAATTTGGTGGCTTTCTTTTTACTGAGCACAGTAATATTCTTTTTGTGTTATTATGCGGCTTACGCGAAAATTCACGGGAAGAGTTTTAAAAGCTTTTTGAAGTTTATAGGAATGTTTTTTACGTTCTTTTCGGTAGCGATGGGGTTTTCGGTCCACAAT includes:
- a CDS encoding purine-nucleoside phosphorylase, coding for MIKEIQETTKYLKEKGFKNPEIGIILGTGLGQLLDEIKIEIEVSYNHIPHFPTATVEFHKGKLIFGELEGKKVMVMQGRFHMYEGYTMQDLTFPVRIMHQLGIKKLLVSNASGSVNLKFKKGELMLIDDHINLLGDSPLAFKGVSQMGERFVDMSAPYDAEMNKTFETIAKKERITLHKGVYAALLGPQLETRAEYRMLQVLGADAVGMSTVPEIIVANHLKLPVSAISVITDEGDPDNLKPVNIEEIIAMAEKAEPNMIKLFKEVIKSV
- a CDS encoding 4Fe-4S binding protein — translated: MSKIEHNMSLTAEAPAKLSTTQRLASGIGLVGLFILLLAVANVNFPNKTLFLSLSLGLIAVGTIIFANDLYLGKHQGIKNDGVWFKSLSGRGFWAWILGISLTLFYVVLYWYPQYLGLKADGANTGIISLFDPLSQFISGNPASQWFVYGTLYTLAILIFGYKFILKYRNNRYEVIRTFSVMFFQLGFAFLIPEILIRLNQPYYNPANIWPLNYDLFTDYKINEFLSAGNVGVIMLAFGLISIFVITPILTYKYGKRWYCSWVCGCGGLAETAGDPFRQLSNKSQYAWKIERWVIHSVLVFVTVMTIAVLYSFLGDSANDFWLTKDVFLWGSAGFLTLLFAVIMIFKRKELAKDAKYGAIGYLVVILSIISLNYFSGNGNIFFFGGYQLREWYGFLIGAAFSGVIGVGFYPIFGSRVWCRYGCPMAAILGMQQRLFSRFRITTNGGQCISCGNCSTYCEMGIDVRAYAQKGENIVRSSCVGCGICSEVCPRGVLKLENDDMDGRINSEEVLLGNDVDLMDLVNQKSK
- a CDS encoding cellulose synthase family protein, with the protein product MDLAIIIIYTLALLLIFFYSISQLQLLLNYLKAKKQVDASEKFNLKDPSETPFVTIQLPLYNELYVVERLLKNIAKIDYPREKLEIQVLDDSTDESVAKIKSLVNQIQTTGLDIQHITRKDRSGFKAGALKEGLKIAKGEFIAIFDSDFLPKKDWLLQTVPYFKDPEIGVVQTRWGHINRDYSLLTKIQAFALDFHFILEQTGRNFGRHFINFNGTAGIWRKECILDAGNWSGDTLTEDLDLSYRAQLKHWKFKYLEYVETPAELPVAISAARSQQFRWNKGAAENFKKNFKKLLKDKSVPFGTKFHAFFHLLNSSMFLIILVLAVLSIPVLFIKNNNPQFGWYFNLVAFFLLSTVIFFLCYYAAYAKIHGKSFKSFLKFIGMFFTFFSVAMGFSVHNSLAVLEGHFGKKSAFIRTPKFNVSSLNDSWKKNIYIQQKFSLSIGVEFALWLYFGFGLYSAFMLNDFSLAIFHLMLFIGFGFVVFRSVRI
- the arsS gene encoding arsenosugar biosynthesis radical SAM (seleno)protein ArsS (Some members of this family are selenoproteins.), producing MALLKSLSARKNDLSKPENQLEFLSNGIFKEGELPFFKDKIAKTDNYPLKPKKLEILQLNLGYMCNQVCSHCHVDAGPDRKEIMTKEIMQQCLEVIKTTKAHTLDLTGGAPEMNPNFRWFVEEASKAGIKDFIVRSNLTIILANKKYHDLPEFFKKYNVHVVSSLPFYKKEKTDKQRGNGVFDKSIKALQMLNAVGYAQPETDLKLDLVYNPAGAFLPTNQQALEQDFKTALKEDFNIDFDNLFAITNLPISRFLEFLIASENYEDYMYALVEAYNPAAVESVMCTNTISVSWDGWLYDCDFNQMLELKVDSKVQHISDYNEDLLNNREIRISQHCYGCTAGAGSSCQGTVA
- a CDS encoding NAD(P)/FAD-dependent oxidoreductase, with amino-acid sequence MENIVIIGNGIAGITCARHIRKNSGAKITVISAESDYFFSRTALMYVYMGHMKWNHLKPYEDWFWEKNRIELKNAWVETINFEEKTLHFSSEETLKYDKLVLATGSVYNKFGWEGQDLKGVQGLVSKQDLELLEENTKNCKKAVIIGGGLIGVELAEMLKTRNIEVTFLIREEAFWHNVLPIQDAKMISKHIQSHGVDLREKTELDKIVANENGRVKSIITNSGEKIECQLVGLCTGVRPNIDFLKNTPLETDKGILVDEFLQTNIKDVYAIGDCVQLKQPLSHRKPIEAVWYAGRMMGETLAQTLTGNAMKYKPGNWFNSAKFFDIEYQTYGNVSAKPGENEMHFHWQHTDNTKALTIAFDAKSNKFLGINTFGIRMRHQVFDQWLNENRKIDHVLANLKQANFDPEFYTRYEKDIFKSFKENLEKA
- a CDS encoding arsenosugar biosynthesis-associated peroxidase-like protein, producing the protein MAKTYYNPDDLRKFGKITEWSEDLGNKFFDYYGKVFEEGALSAREKSLIALAVSHVVKCPYCIDAYTKDGLQRGITKEEMMEAVHAGAAIESGATLVHGVQMMNKYDKLSM
- a CDS encoding glycosyltransferase family 2 protein is translated as MPQENLEPKHNQPKYKPDNTSFKKVKAEKIKSSEVIKVIIPAYNEEESIAKVIAEIPEIVQEIIVVSNNSTDATEENAKNAGATVLQENRKGYGYACLKGMDYISKQSFDKLRTKPDIIVFLDGDYSDFPAELTKIIAPIIKENKDLVIGSRVKRWREKGSMTFPQIFGNWLATSLMKLFFNARFTDLGPFRAIKYDKLLELEMQDKTYGWTVEMQLKAIKKGFSYTEVPVHYKNRIGTSKVSGTVKGAIFAGVKILGWIFKYSFK
- a CDS encoding TIGR04282 family arsenosugar biosynthesis glycosyltransferase; the encoded protein is MSLKPTEALLIIFTRNPEPGKVKTRIAKDVGDITAFKIYNFLLKHTVSVTRNLAVSKEVYYSEAIPKNDIWEKEIYSKNLQKGKGLGERMKNAFQEGFKNGYQNIIIIGSDLYDLQQEDLEKAFQLLQEKDAVIGPATDGGYYLLGMNQLFPEVFEDKKWGTSSVLEDTLNDLKGKNIALLEARNDVDYYSDIKDHKDFQQFFKY